One region of Flavobacteriales bacterium genomic DNA includes:
- a CDS encoding replication-associated recombination protein A → KLLNLFELVINSFEEDKIIITNEVITSVAQQNIALYDKTGEQHYDIISAFIKSIRGSDPNGALYWLARMIEGGEDPKFIARRLVIAASEDIGNANPNALGIANDCFEAIRNIGMPEGRIILAQATTYLAVSAKSNSSYAAINKAISAVQKTGNLSVPLHLRNAPTKLMKELDYGKGYKYSHEFDQNFSSQEYLPEEIKETVFYEPGSNRREKEIKLYLNSLWKGKYNY, encoded by the coding sequence AAAGCTTCTGAATCTCTTTGAACTCGTTATAAACTCATTTGAAGAGGACAAAATTATTATTACAAACGAAGTAATAACATCTGTAGCCCAACAGAACATTGCCCTGTATGACAAAACAGGAGAACAACACTATGATATTATATCTGCATTTATAAAATCAATTAGGGGAAGTGACCCGAATGGAGCTCTTTATTGGCTGGCAAGAATGATTGAAGGAGGTGAAGATCCGAAGTTCATTGCGCGAAGGCTTGTAATAGCGGCTTCTGAAGATATAGGCAATGCAAACCCAAATGCCTTAGGAATTGCAAATGATTGCTTCGAAGCAATCAGAAACATTGGAATGCCAGAAGGTCGAATAATATTAGCTCAGGCAACTACATACTTAGCCGTATCCGCTAAAAGCAATTCGTCTTACGCGGCAATAAACAAAGCCATTTCGGCAGTTCAGAAAACGGGAAACCTTTCTGTGCCATTGCATTTACGTAATGCACCTACAAAATTGATGAAAGAGTTAGATTATGGGAAAGGATATAAGTATTCGCACGAATTTGATCAGAATTTTTCTTCACAAGAATATCTACCAGAAGAAATAAAAGAAACTGTTTTTTACGAACCAGGATCTAACCGTAGAGAAAAAGAAATAAAACTGTATTTAAACTCCTTGTGGAAAGGAAAATACAACTATTGA